Proteins from one Legionella taurinensis genomic window:
- the ggt gene encoding gamma-glutamyltransferase, which yields MNARTSLLILVSSLWNVCPGFASPFHDTPPGYAIATAHPLATNAGLEILAAGGNAFDAAVAASAALAVVEPYHSGLGGGGFWLLHLEKEKKNWFIDGRETAPRAAHKDMFLGKDGKPVPELSLNGGLAAAIPGEPAALVYIASHYGRLPLSKTLAPAIRLAEEGFPVDYQFRYFSSQTDRLKQLRRFPATAAVYLKNGNPYAIGDILRQPDLAKTLRLLAEKGHEGFYQGEVAERLVKGVRAAGGIWTLSDLAHYQIKVREPLQGAYHTMLIITSPPPSAGGVALLTMLNILSGYSLESLPLPMTIHYTVEAMRMAYWQRGDAIADPDFISVPIEDMISAANAKKLRQFISPMQATPSRRLESKKVMDDVSNTTHLSIMDAEGNRVAATMTVNYIFGSSVMAEGTGVLLNDEMDDFASQPGASNVFGIVGSQANIIEPGKRPLSSMCPTFLEMPGRVAVIGTPGGSRIPTMVLLASLVFYNSEGAISMVSRMRFHHQYLPDVLQFEPETFSPQLQSQLKSMGYVLMPLLQYYGDMQGVTWDRQDNVLTAASDPRHIGLAATVTATQSQESYGVSH from the coding sequence ATGAATGCACGCACAAGTCTGTTGATCCTGGTCAGTAGTCTTTGGAATGTTTGCCCTGGTTTTGCTTCCCCCTTTCATGACACGCCGCCTGGCTATGCAATCGCCACCGCTCATCCGTTAGCGACGAATGCGGGGCTTGAAATTCTGGCAGCGGGTGGTAATGCTTTTGACGCTGCGGTGGCGGCAAGCGCGGCTCTGGCAGTCGTTGAACCTTACCACTCTGGCCTCGGAGGCGGTGGATTCTGGTTATTGCACCTTGAAAAAGAAAAGAAAAACTGGTTTATCGATGGGCGGGAAACCGCGCCCCGGGCGGCCCACAAAGACATGTTTCTTGGGAAGGACGGTAAACCTGTTCCCGAGCTTTCTCTCAATGGAGGACTTGCTGCGGCCATACCGGGCGAACCGGCTGCTTTGGTTTATATTGCCAGCCATTACGGACGTCTTCCCCTGTCAAAAACACTGGCACCGGCCATCCGTCTCGCGGAAGAAGGCTTTCCTGTCGATTATCAGTTTCGTTATTTTTCGAGCCAGACGGACAGGCTTAAGCAGTTGCGCCGTTTCCCGGCGACAGCGGCTGTGTATTTGAAAAACGGTAACCCTTACGCCATTGGCGACATTCTGCGTCAGCCCGATCTGGCTAAAACCCTGCGCCTGCTAGCTGAAAAGGGGCATGAGGGCTTTTATCAGGGGGAGGTGGCTGAACGTCTGGTCAAGGGGGTGCGTGCGGCCGGTGGAATCTGGACTCTCTCCGATCTTGCGCATTATCAGATTAAAGTCCGGGAACCCCTGCAGGGGGCCTACCATACCATGCTGATCATTACCTCGCCTCCCCCATCCGCGGGCGGAGTGGCGTTGTTGACCATGTTGAATATTCTTTCTGGTTATTCGCTGGAGAGCCTACCCCTGCCGATGACGATTCATTATACCGTGGAGGCAATGCGAATGGCTTACTGGCAGCGCGGTGATGCCATAGCCGATCCTGATTTTATCAGCGTACCGATTGAGGACATGATTTCGGCTGCCAATGCCAAAAAACTGCGTCAGTTCATTTCACCGATGCAGGCAACCCCCAGCCGCCGGCTTGAGTCCAAAAAGGTGATGGACGATGTTTCCAATACCACCCATTTGTCGATTATGGATGCCGAGGGCAATCGCGTGGCGGCGACCATGACGGTGAATTATATTTTTGGTTCCAGTGTGATGGCTGAAGGTACGGGCGTGCTGTTGAATGATGAAATGGATGATTTTGCCAGCCAGCCTGGGGCATCGAATGTCTTCGGTATTGTCGGCAGTCAGGCCAACATCATTGAACCGGGTAAACGGCCGTTATCCAGTATGTGTCCAACGTTTCTGGAAATGCCGGGGCGCGTGGCCGTGATAGGGACCCCGGGCGGCAGCCGAATTCCCACTATGGTTTTGTTAGCCAGCCTGGTTTTTTATAACTCGGAGGGGGCAATCAGCATGGTTTCCCGTATGCGTTTCCATCACCAATACCTGCCCGATGTGTTGCAGTTTGAACCGGAAACCTTTTCGCCGCAATTGCAGTCGCAATTAAAAAGCATGGGGTATGTGCTGATGCCTTTACTGCAGTACTATGGTGACATGCAGGGGGTTACCTGGGACAGGCAGGACAATGTACTCACCGCCGCATCCGATCCGAGGCACATTGGACTCGCCGCTACAGTGACCGCCACGCAAAGCCAGGAGAGCTACGGCGTATCGCATTAG
- a CDS encoding lysophospholipid acyltransferase family protein, with protein sequence MKISKLRTFWIMLLSALYTVNACSRSVLMRLFGKTNRAWVDTTIHRWVNRLLNLVGVQCKIINPHGVVPQPGKAYIIMCNHSSLYDIPISFKAFPNHSIRMLAKKELSKIPIMGKGMTAAEFPFIDRKNRNQAIKDLEAMRQLLESGIIMWIAPEGTRSKDGKLAPFKKGAFVTAIEAKAIIIPIGIRGAYNILPARTLQFNINQTAEIHIGEPIDASAYTTDQKEELIKRVHQSMEKLVGETQE encoded by the coding sequence ATGAAAATCAGTAAACTCCGCACGTTCTGGATTATGCTGCTGTCAGCGCTTTATACGGTGAATGCATGCAGCCGCTCCGTCCTCATGCGTCTGTTCGGTAAAACCAACCGTGCCTGGGTAGACACGACGATTCATCGCTGGGTTAACCGCCTGCTTAACCTCGTGGGGGTCCAATGCAAAATCATCAATCCCCACGGCGTGGTTCCTCAGCCAGGAAAGGCCTACATCATCATGTGTAACCACAGCAGCCTTTACGATATTCCCATCAGCTTTAAAGCCTTCCCCAATCACTCCATACGCATGCTGGCTAAAAAGGAACTGTCCAAAATTCCTATTATGGGAAAAGGCATGACGGCAGCGGAATTTCCTTTTATCGATAGAAAAAACCGCAATCAGGCGATTAAAGATCTCGAAGCCATGCGTCAACTGCTGGAAAGCGGCATCATCATGTGGATAGCGCCCGAAGGCACCCGTTCGAAGGATGGTAAACTTGCCCCCTTTAAAAAAGGCGCCTTTGTCACCGCCATCGAAGCCAAAGCCATCATCATCCCCATTGGTATTCGCGGTGCTTATAACATCCTGCCGGCAAGAACCCTGCAATTTAACATCAATCAAACGGCTGAAATTCATATCGGTGAACCCATTGATGCGAGTGCCTATACCACAGACCAGAAAGAGGAACTGATCAAACGCGTTCATCAGTCCATGGAAAAGCTGGTTGGCGAAACACAGGAATAA
- a CDS encoding DUF1840 domain-containing protein: MLVKFKSDAYENITMLGDIAQRLLKMMGHSGIIPGALVADEIPEALDHLKEAIDRETQKQPLNPEDDDDQVSLANRAYPLVQLLTAAVKKNCNVRWDKV, from the coding sequence ATGTTAGTTAAATTTAAAAGCGACGCTTATGAAAATATCACCATGTTAGGGGATATTGCGCAGCGACTGTTAAAGATGATGGGGCACAGTGGCATCATCCCTGGCGCCCTGGTCGCTGATGAAATACCGGAAGCCCTTGACCACTTGAAAGAAGCCATCGACAGGGAAACCCAAAAGCAGCCGTTAAATCCGGAAGACGATGACGATCAGGTGAGTCTTGCCAATCGCGCCTATCCTTTAGTCCAGCTCCTGACCGCGGCTGTTAAGAAAAACTGCAATGTGCGCTGGGATAAAGTGTAA
- the mutM gene encoding bifunctional DNA-formamidopyrimidine glycosylase/DNA-(apurinic or apyrimidinic site) lyase, whose protein sequence is MPELPEVETTKEGIKPFLMAREISGLAVRDSRLRKPVPPQLAAYCIGKKIIEVSRRAKYILIHLEEGYLLIHLGMTGHLRLLKNNAPPPKKHDHIDLLLTDGGLLRYNDPRRFGLWLYLADAPDDHPLFRHLGPEPLSEAFHGDYLFEKAKRKTQTIKSFIMDNRIVVGVGNIYATESLFLAGLHPFTPAGRVSREQFNRLSLHIQAVLRRAIEAGGTTLRDFYDKDGKPGYFTQKLQVYGRKNQPCFHCRCAIEVKIIGGRSSAFCPQCQPVPAAE, encoded by the coding sequence ATGCCGGAATTACCTGAAGTCGAAACCACCAAGGAAGGCATTAAACCGTTTCTGATGGCACGAGAAATCAGCGGCTTGGCCGTCAGGGATTCACGCCTGCGTAAGCCGGTGCCGCCCCAGCTAGCCGCCTACTGCATCGGCAAAAAAATCATTGAGGTCAGCCGGCGTGCTAAATACATTCTCATTCACCTCGAAGAGGGGTATCTTCTTATTCATCTGGGCATGACCGGGCATCTGCGTCTGCTTAAAAACAACGCTCCCCCGCCTAAAAAGCATGATCACATCGACTTGCTGTTAACCGATGGCGGGCTTCTTCGATACAACGATCCGCGCCGTTTTGGCTTGTGGCTGTACCTTGCCGATGCTCCGGACGATCACCCCCTGTTCCGTCACCTGGGACCGGAGCCTTTAAGCGAAGCGTTCCATGGCGACTATTTATTTGAAAAAGCAAAACGCAAAACCCAAACCATCAAATCCTTCATCATGGACAACCGGATTGTGGTAGGAGTGGGCAACATTTACGCCACCGAAAGTCTGTTTCTGGCGGGCCTTCACCCATTCACACCCGCAGGACGCGTAAGCCGCGAACAATTCAACCGCCTGAGTCTGCACATCCAGGCTGTATTGCGGCGCGCCATTGAAGCCGGCGGCACCACGCTTCGCGATTTTTATGATAAAGACGGCAAGCCCGGCTATTTTACCCAGAAGCTTCAAGTCTATGGCCGTAAAAACCAACCCTGCTTTCACTGCCGCTGTGCCATTGAGGTCAAAATCATTGGTGGCAGAAGTTCGGCCTTCTGCCCTCAATGCCAGCCTGTGCCGGCCGCGGAATGA
- a CDS encoding DesA family fatty acid desaturase, whose product MIYGVLNLSFWGYVIATIVLTQITIAGVTIYLHRYQTHRALTLHPVVSHFFRFWLWLTTGMVTAQWVAIHRKHHATTDVEGDPHSPKVLGIKKVFWQGAELYRAASKDQEMVKKYSHGTPTDWVERNVYSRFSSKGILIMLLADLILFGIPGITIWAIQMMWIPLHAAGVVNGIGHYWGYRNFECPDAATNIFPWGFWIGGEELHNNHHTFASSAKFSVKWWEFDIGWFYIRCLSFLKLAKVKKLPPKLAMEEGKLNVDLETVKAVVSNRFQVMSYYYKRVVRPILKMEKRIHTENNSDKKLFQRAGRLLRLQDSLLSPRANTRLQALLESCEQLRLVYTYRQSLQNIWLKTASSQRELVDALQQWCKQAEESGLEVLKQFAQQMKGFVPKPVKI is encoded by the coding sequence ATGATTTATGGGGTTTTGAACCTTTCATTTTGGGGATATGTCATCGCGACCATCGTGTTAACGCAAATCACGATTGCCGGGGTTACCATCTATCTGCATCGCTATCAGACACACAGAGCATTGACCCTTCATCCTGTCGTCAGTCACTTTTTTCGTTTTTGGCTCTGGTTGACTACCGGGATGGTGACGGCCCAATGGGTCGCTATTCACCGTAAACACCACGCCACCACGGATGTTGAAGGCGATCCTCACAGTCCCAAAGTTCTCGGGATTAAAAAGGTATTCTGGCAGGGCGCTGAATTGTACCGCGCCGCCTCCAAAGACCAGGAGATGGTAAAAAAATATTCCCATGGGACGCCGACTGACTGGGTGGAACGCAATGTTTACAGCCGTTTCAGTTCCAAAGGCATTCTCATTATGCTGTTGGCCGACTTGATTCTATTTGGCATTCCCGGCATTACCATCTGGGCCATTCAGATGATGTGGATTCCACTGCACGCGGCAGGCGTCGTCAATGGAATTGGCCATTACTGGGGGTATCGCAATTTTGAATGCCCGGATGCTGCGACCAACATTTTTCCCTGGGGTTTCTGGATTGGCGGTGAAGAATTGCATAATAATCACCACACCTTCGCTTCCTCTGCCAAGTTTTCTGTGAAATGGTGGGAGTTTGATATCGGCTGGTTCTACATTCGCTGCCTGTCTTTTCTGAAATTGGCCAAGGTTAAAAAACTGCCTCCGAAACTGGCGATGGAAGAAGGCAAGCTGAACGTGGATTTGGAGACAGTGAAAGCGGTTGTCAGTAATCGGTTTCAGGTGATGTCCTACTATTACAAGCGGGTGGTCCGCCCTATTCTCAAGATGGAAAAGCGTATCCATACCGAGAACAATAGTGATAAAAAACTGTTCCAGCGTGCCGGACGTCTCCTGCGTCTCCAGGACAGTTTGTTATCGCCGCGTGCAAACACGAGATTGCAGGCGTTACTGGAAAGCTGTGAGCAATTGCGCCTGGTTTATACTTACCGGCAATCCCTGCAGAACATCTGGCTTAAGACCGCAAGCTCACAACGTGAGCTGGTCGACGCGTTGCAGCAATGGTGCAAGCAGGCAGAGGAATCTGGCCTTGAAGTGTTAAAGCAATTTGCCCAGCAAATGAAAGGCTTTGTACCCAAACCCGTCAAAATCTGA
- the phbB gene encoding acetoacetyl-CoA reductase, translating to MEKMTAVVTGGTGGIGTAICQKLASEYQVIACYFKDGKHEEAKAWQEQQRKAGFNVDIVYADMASFADCEKLVSLVNERYGHIDVLVNNAGITADCSLRKMTPQQWQQVLDANLTSVFNITRNVLPAMLDKGYGRIITISSINGRKGQFGQCNYAASKAALFGFTKSLALEVASKGITVNTISPGYIETPMLAGVKEDVLKSIVANIPVGRLGRPEEIADAVAFLAARESGFITGANLDINGGQYM from the coding sequence ATGGAAAAAATGACAGCCGTTGTAACTGGAGGTACAGGAGGAATTGGCACAGCGATTTGCCAAAAATTAGCTTCCGAGTACCAGGTGATCGCTTGCTACTTCAAGGATGGAAAGCATGAAGAAGCCAAAGCCTGGCAAGAGCAGCAACGCAAAGCCGGTTTTAACGTCGATATTGTTTATGCGGACATGGCAAGTTTTGCTGATTGCGAAAAGCTGGTTTCCCTGGTGAACGAACGTTATGGCCACATCGATGTTCTGGTTAATAATGCCGGGATTACCGCCGATTGCAGTCTTAGAAAAATGACCCCTCAGCAGTGGCAGCAGGTACTCGATGCCAATCTGACCAGCGTCTTTAATATTACCCGCAATGTATTGCCTGCCATGCTTGACAAGGGCTATGGCCGTATCATTACCATCTCGTCAATCAATGGCCGTAAGGGCCAGTTTGGTCAGTGTAACTATGCCGCCAGCAAGGCCGCCTTGTTTGGTTTCACTAAAAGTCTGGCATTGGAAGTGGCCAGCAAAGGCATTACTGTCAATACCATTTCGCCCGGGTACATTGAAACGCCGATGCTGGCGGGAGTGAAAGAGGATGTATTAAAAAGTATTGTTGCCAATATTCCTGTCGGACGTTTAGGGCGACCTGAAGAAATTGCCGATGCCGTGGCGTTTCTGGCTGCTCGTGAATCAGGCTTTATTACCGGTGCCAATCTGGATATTAATGGCGGTCAATACATGTAA
- the phbB gene encoding acetoacetyl-CoA reductase → MEKDKVILVTGGTGDIGTAIAIELSKRYGQIIALDVVSQAQATEWLNHLKQEGHEQIAFRHMDVTRFDECQQTVADILVEYGQIDVLINNAGITRDAVFHKMTKQQWDEVLRVNLDGMFNVTRPVVEIMRNQGGGRIVNVSSVNAQKGQFSQANYAASKAGIYGFTKSLAQELMSKNITVNSISPGYVNTRLMKGIRPDILDSIINLIPAKRLAEPQEIAWAVEFLIDERSRYITGANLSINGGLHMY, encoded by the coding sequence ATGGAAAAAGACAAGGTTATATTGGTAACAGGGGGCACTGGGGATATTGGTACTGCCATTGCCATTGAGTTGAGCAAACGTTATGGTCAAATCATTGCGTTGGATGTGGTTTCACAGGCGCAGGCCACGGAGTGGCTGAATCATCTGAAACAAGAAGGCCATGAGCAAATCGCTTTCCGGCACATGGATGTGACCCGCTTTGACGAATGCCAGCAAACTGTTGCCGATATTCTTGTCGAATACGGACAAATCGACGTGTTGATTAATAACGCGGGAATTACCCGCGATGCCGTATTCCATAAAATGACCAAACAACAATGGGACGAGGTCTTGCGTGTTAATCTCGATGGCATGTTTAACGTGACTCGTCCTGTGGTTGAGATCATGCGTAATCAGGGCGGTGGCCGCATCGTCAATGTGTCGTCCGTGAATGCGCAGAAAGGGCAATTTTCTCAGGCCAATTATGCCGCCTCCAAGGCCGGTATTTATGGTTTTACAAAGAGCCTGGCGCAGGAGTTGATGAGTAAAAACATCACGGTAAACAGCATTTCTCCCGGTTATGTCAATACTCGTCTTATGAAGGGTATCCGGCCTGATATTCTGGATTCAATCATTAATTTAATCCCGGCAAAACGTCTGGCAGAGCCGCAAGAAATAGCCTGGGCTGTTGAATTTTTAATTGATGAGCGAAGCCGCTACATTACCGGCGCCAATTTAAGCATTAACGGCGGCCTGCACATGTATTAA
- a CDS encoding polyhydroxyalkanoate synthesis regulator DNA-binding domain-containing protein, with translation MTRLIKKYKNRRLYDTEKSQYITVEELQRYIIDGIAFRVEDSVTNNDITNATLLQIFVEMESGASQFLSADMLKQLIILANHPMSQSFKKMLEQLFVTLEKSLQGNPYLSDYKTTSDLWSQQMQQFLKQWQGFFK, from the coding sequence ATGACTAGACTTATCAAGAAATACAAAAACAGACGATTATACGATACCGAAAAAAGCCAATACATCACCGTTGAAGAGTTACAGCGTTATATTATCGATGGAATCGCTTTTCGAGTGGAAGATTCTGTCACCAACAACGACATAACCAATGCAACCTTACTGCAGATTTTTGTAGAAATGGAAAGCGGCGCCAGCCAGTTTTTGTCGGCCGACATGTTAAAGCAACTCATTATTCTGGCCAATCACCCGATGAGTCAGTCTTTTAAAAAGATGCTGGAACAACTGTTTGTGACCCTGGAAAAATCACTGCAGGGTAACCCCTATTTAAGTGATTATAAAACCACCAGTGATCTCTGGTCTCAACAAATGCAGCAATTCCTCAAGCAGTGGCAGGGATTTTTTAAATAA
- a CDS encoding phasin family protein codes for MVNQAYFEKWSEIAKKVQEPVQAIAELNVKTLQNLSYIKPDELANLKKPEELFDKQMNIALENGHKALDYMQKSFQIIEKAMLNFAKDVKKTEQAVK; via the coding sequence ATGGTAAACCAAGCTTATTTTGAAAAATGGAGCGAAATCGCCAAGAAGGTTCAAGAACCTGTTCAAGCCATCGCTGAGTTAAATGTCAAGACCTTGCAAAACCTGTCTTACATTAAGCCCGATGAGTTGGCTAATTTGAAAAAGCCGGAAGAGTTGTTTGACAAGCAAATGAATATTGCGCTGGAAAACGGCCACAAGGCATTGGATTACATGCAAAAATCCTTTCAAATCATTGAAAAGGCTATGTTAAATTTCGCTAAAGACGTTAAAAAAACGGAACAAGCGGTTAAATAA
- a CDS encoding VIT1/CCC1 transporter family protein, whose translation MEHSHSPMDIKRRLSTNPQNYLRDWIYGGIDGAVTTFAIVSGVVGGQLSSLVILILGFANLLADGFSMAASNYLGTKAERERYQQDKAIEEKHLRLVPEGEKAEIRAMFADQGLQGEALERVVEAITSNQGLWLKTMLQEEYGLPKVVPSPLKSAAWTFISFLIFGAIPLLPYVFNRPSAFFYSCLFTGCTFFIIGAIKSHWSPKSWHYSGLETLTLGAVTAALAYVIGWALHHYLA comes from the coding sequence ATGGAACACAGCCATTCGCCCATGGACATTAAACGCCGGCTAAGTACCAACCCGCAAAATTACCTGCGGGATTGGATTTATGGCGGTATCGACGGGGCAGTCACCACCTTTGCGATTGTTTCTGGTGTAGTAGGAGGTCAGCTGTCATCGCTTGTTATCCTGATCTTGGGTTTTGCTAATTTACTTGCGGATGGATTTTCCATGGCAGCAAGCAATTACCTGGGGACAAAAGCCGAACGGGAACGCTATCAACAAGACAAAGCCATAGAGGAAAAACACCTCCGCCTTGTACCCGAAGGCGAAAAAGCCGAAATACGTGCAATGTTTGCGGACCAAGGATTACAGGGGGAGGCGCTTGAACGGGTGGTTGAGGCGATTACATCCAATCAGGGCTTGTGGTTAAAAACCATGCTCCAGGAAGAATACGGATTGCCGAAAGTTGTGCCATCGCCCTTAAAGTCGGCTGCCTGGACATTCATTTCATTTCTGATTTTTGGGGCAATCCCTCTGCTACCCTATGTTTTTAACAGGCCTTCTGCTTTTTTCTACTCCTGTCTATTCACTGGATGCACGTTTTTCATCATTGGTGCGATTAAGAGCCACTGGTCCCCCAAATCCTGGCATTATTCAGGCTTAGAAACGCTTACCTTAGGCGCTGTCACGGCGGCGTTGGCCTATGTCATTGGTTGGGCTTTGCATCATTACCTGGCCTGA
- a CDS encoding DMT family transporter, whose translation MWIVFALLAALLWGLNYSLAEKLLHSLSIFTLLALEMLLGAVVFSLLAGLTSFKKDWHTLSNQPDLLILTLTQIVVVSVASYLIALSVRAKNATAAGIIELIYPLFTIFFTWLLFRENHANSSVLIGGTLIFIGVLIISQG comes from the coding sequence ATGTGGATAGTATTTGCTTTATTGGCAGCCCTGCTCTGGGGTTTAAATTATTCTCTCGCAGAAAAGCTCCTGCACAGCTTGTCCATTTTTACCCTGCTGGCGCTGGAGATGCTCCTTGGCGCGGTGGTCTTTTCCCTGCTTGCCGGCCTGACCTCCTTTAAAAAAGATTGGCATACCTTGAGCAATCAGCCTGATTTACTGATTCTTACGCTGACTCAGATTGTCGTGGTCAGCGTGGCAAGTTACCTGATTGCACTGTCTGTGCGGGCTAAAAATGCCACTGCTGCAGGCATCATTGAATTAATTTATCCCCTGTTCACCATTTTCTTCACCTGGCTGCTGTTTCGTGAAAATCATGCCAATTCCTCCGTGTTGATTGGCGGCACCCTCATCTTCATCGGGGTGTTGATTATCAGTCAGGGCTAG
- a CDS encoding UbiX family flavin prenyltransferase translates to MAKKERIIIGISGASGIIYGIRLLEILRQLSVETHLIVTKAAQQTRHYETTYTASDLEQLASHYYNINDVAACLASGSYKTLGMIIAPCSMRTLADIASGCTSNLLTRAADVILKERRKLILLARETPLHLGHLRNMVSVTEMGAIIAPPVPAFYTKPATLDDVVNHTVGRILDLFDFDLDLVRRWGDNLHKAD, encoded by the coding sequence ATGGCTAAGAAAGAACGAATCATCATCGGCATCAGCGGCGCTTCAGGCATTATTTATGGCATTCGACTGCTTGAAATTTTACGGCAACTGTCGGTGGAAACCCATCTGATTGTGACGAAAGCGGCTCAGCAGACCCGCCATTATGAAACCACCTACACGGCCTCGGATCTTGAACAGCTGGCCAGTCATTATTACAACATCAATGACGTTGCCGCCTGCCTCGCCAGCGGCTCCTATAAAACCTTGGGCATGATCATTGCCCCCTGTTCCATGCGCACGCTGGCTGACATTGCCAGCGGTTGTACCAGTAATTTATTAACCCGGGCAGCCGATGTGATCTTGAAAGAGCGGCGCAAACTCATCCTCCTGGCGAGAGAAACCCCGCTGCATTTGGGGCATCTTCGGAACATGGTGAGCGTGACGGAAATGGGAGCCATTATCGCCCCACCCGTGCCTGCCTTCTATACAAAACCCGCCACGTTGGATGATGTGGTCAATCACACGGTAGGGCGCATTCTCGATCTTTTTGATTTTGACCTCGATCTTGTGAGACGATGGGGAGACAACCTTCATAAAGCGGACTAA
- a CDS encoding DUF1415 domain-containing protein: MMNHSEEVIAQTRHWVRHFIIEYGVCPFAKREVDRQTLRLAVADSQDTEQALFQLMDEVSLLDKDPAIATTLLIFPRQFHSFFDYLDFLDLAEQLLNDSGYEGLYQLASFHPDYCFDGVDFNDAGNYTNRSPYPMLHLLREDQVEQAIAYYGDTSLIPLRNIEKMRELGVTQLEELLSSCRLGSENGEK; this comes from the coding sequence ATGATGAATCATTCTGAAGAGGTCATTGCTCAAACCCGGCATTGGGTTCGGCATTTTATAATCGAATACGGGGTTTGCCCCTTTGCCAAACGGGAAGTGGATCGCCAGACGCTTCGCCTTGCGGTTGCAGACAGCCAGGATACAGAACAGGCCTTGTTCCAATTAATGGACGAGGTGTCTCTACTGGATAAGGATCCTGCCATTGCCACCACCCTGCTCATTTTCCCCCGGCAATTCCATTCCTTTTTTGACTACCTGGATTTCCTGGATTTAGCCGAGCAGCTCTTAAACGACAGCGGCTATGAAGGCCTTTATCAACTGGCCAGTTTTCATCCTGATTATTGTTTCGACGGCGTTGATTTTAATGATGCCGGCAATTACACCAACCGCTCCCCTTACCCCATGCTGCATCTTTTGCGCGAAGACCAGGTTGAACAGGCCATTGCCTATTATGGCGACACCTCGCTAATTCCTCTGCGCAACATTGAAAAAATGCGTGAGCTCGGCGTCACTCAACTGGAAGAACTGCTTTCTTCCTGCCGTCTTGGGAGCGAAAATGGAGAAAAATAA